The Flavobacterium sp. HJ-32-4 genome contains a region encoding:
- a CDS encoding NAD(P)/FAD-dependent oxidoreductase, whose product MPKELLIQVPPETAADASALKLHVARHIRISESQIDHITILKRSIDARQRAIKINLKLHVFVDGEPFSDALIALPDYPDVSNAPEVLVIGAGPAGLFAALRLIELGCRPIVIERGKDVRGRRRDLKAINRDHIVDEDSNYCFGEGGAGTYSDGKLYTRSKKRGDIDRILRLLVGFGASADILVEAHPHIGTNKLPKIIEDIREKIIERGGKVLFETRMTDLILEGGAVRGIVTQNGERIAAKSLILATGHSARDVFELLHRKNILIEAKPFALGVRAEHPQSLIDQIQYSCDYRGAFLPPAPYSIVKQVNGRGMYSFCMCPGGVIAPCATSPGEVVTNGWSPSKRDQATANSGIVVELRLEDFAPFAKEGPLAGVAFQRDIEQRAWRLAGETQRVPAQRMVDFSKAKVSADIPKTSYVPGTTSVELGNVFPGFLTQTLRQGFAEFGKTMRGYFTNDAILHAPESRTSSPVRIPRDPDTLMHPEIAGLYPCGEGAGYAGGIVSAAIDGEKCAFMVAASLVGAKPIS is encoded by the coding sequence ATGCCAAAGGAACTCCTGATACAGGTACCACCTGAAACCGCTGCCGATGCATCGGCCCTCAAATTGCATGTCGCACGGCACATCCGGATTTCGGAATCGCAAATCGATCATATCACCATCCTGAAACGGTCGATTGATGCGCGCCAACGGGCCATCAAAATCAACCTCAAGCTGCACGTTTTTGTAGACGGTGAGCCGTTCTCAGACGCGCTCATAGCCCTACCCGACTATCCCGACGTGTCGAACGCACCGGAAGTCTTGGTAATTGGCGCCGGACCCGCCGGACTCTTCGCCGCTTTGCGCCTCATCGAGTTGGGATGTCGACCAATCGTCATCGAGCGCGGAAAAGACGTAAGAGGACGTCGGCGCGACCTGAAAGCCATCAACCGTGACCATATCGTGGACGAAGATTCCAATTATTGTTTTGGCGAAGGCGGCGCGGGCACTTATTCCGATGGTAAACTCTACACCCGTTCCAAAAAACGCGGCGACATTGACCGCATCCTTCGGCTGCTGGTCGGATTTGGTGCGAGTGCTGACATATTGGTCGAGGCACATCCCCATATCGGCACCAACAAACTGCCCAAAATCATCGAAGACATACGCGAGAAGATCATCGAACGGGGCGGTAAAGTCCTTTTCGAAACCCGCATGACCGACCTGATTTTGGAAGGAGGGGCCGTGCGTGGCATCGTCACACAAAACGGCGAACGCATTGCCGCGAAAAGCCTGATCCTGGCAACCGGACACTCCGCCCGCGATGTATTTGAACTACTCCATCGGAAGAACATCCTTATCGAAGCCAAGCCCTTTGCATTGGGCGTACGCGCCGAGCATCCGCAAAGCCTCATCGACCAGATCCAATACAGTTGTGACTACCGGGGTGCCTTCCTGCCTCCGGCGCCGTATTCCATCGTCAAACAGGTCAACGGACGGGGTATGTATTCCTTCTGTATGTGTCCGGGAGGCGTCATCGCACCCTGCGCAACGAGTCCGGGCGAGGTCGTCACCAACGGTTGGTCGCCCTCAAAACGCGACCAGGCGACCGCCAATTCCGGCATCGTGGTGGAACTCCGCCTTGAAGACTTTGCGCCGTTTGCAAAAGAAGGACCGCTCGCTGGAGTGGCTTTCCAGCGCGACATCGAACAACGTGCATGGCGATTGGCAGGTGAAACCCAACGAGTGCCTGCCCAACGCATGGTCGACTTTTCAAAAGCAAAGGTATCGGCCGACATCCCGAAAACGTCTTACGTGCCGGGCACGACGTCTGTAGAGTTAGGGAATGTTTTCCCCGGTTTCCTTACCCAAACACTACGCCAGGGGTTTGCGGAATTCGGCAAGACCATGAGGGGCTATTTCACCAACGACGCCATCCTGCATGCCCCGGAATCGCGAACATCATCACCTGTTCGCATCCCCCGCGATCCCGACACACTCATGCACCCTGAAATAGCCGGACTCTACCCGTGCGGAGAAGGGGCAGGTTACGCCGGTGGCATCGTATCGGCCGCAATCGACGGCGAGAAATGCGCGTTCATGGTGGCGGCTTCGCTTGTCGGCGCAAAACCAATCTCTTAA
- the idi gene encoding isopentenyl-diphosphate Delta-isomerase, producing MTEEHVILVNEKDEPIGLMPKMEAHEKAVLHRAFSVFVLNSKNEVMLQQRARDKYHSPLLWTNTCCSHQRDGESNIEAGTRRLFEEMGFTTELRELFHFIYKAPFDNGLTEHELDHVMIGRYDGVPQVNPAEVESWKWMDIESIRTDMTVHPERYTVWFRIIFDEFYHFLEEHTL from the coding sequence ATGACGGAAGAACACGTAATCCTGGTCAATGAAAAGGACGAGCCTATTGGGCTGATGCCGAAGATGGAAGCACATGAAAAAGCGGTTTTGCACCGCGCCTTTTCCGTGTTTGTGCTCAATTCAAAAAACGAGGTCATGTTGCAGCAACGGGCCCGTGATAAATACCATTCCCCTTTGCTTTGGACCAATACCTGCTGTAGCCACCAGCGTGACGGCGAGTCGAATATCGAAGCCGGAACACGACGTTTATTCGAAGAAATGGGGTTCACCACCGAACTGCGCGAACTCTTCCATTTCATTTACAAAGCACCTTTTGACAACGGCCTTACTGAACACGAACTCGACCACGTCATGATCGGTCGCTACGATGGCGTGCCCCAGGTCAATCCGGCGGAAGTCGAAAGCTGGAAGTGGATGGATATTGAGTCGATCCGTACCGACATGACCGTACATCCGGAACGTTACACTGTTTGGTTCCGCATCATTTTTGACGAATTCTATCACTTCCTGGAAGAACACACTCTTTAA
- a CDS encoding 6-carboxytetrahydropterin synthase has product MKVTVSRRAHFNAAHRLYRPDWSDERNNAVFGKCNNPNFHGHNYELIVSVTGEIDPETGFVIDVKELADLIKAYVENAFDHKNLNLDVADFQSLNPTAENIAVVIWNRLRPHIAADKEMEVTLYETPRNFVSYRGL; this is encoded by the coding sequence GTGAAAGTAACTGTCTCCCGTCGCGCCCACTTTAATGCTGCCCATCGGCTTTACCGGCCTGATTGGTCAGACGAACGCAACAATGCAGTGTTCGGCAAGTGCAACAATCCGAACTTCCACGGGCACAATTACGAATTGATTGTGTCGGTGACGGGAGAGATTGATCCTGAAACGGGCTTTGTCATTGATGTCAAGGAACTTGCCGACCTTATCAAGGCATATGTCGAAAACGCCTTCGACCATAAAAACCTCAACCTCGACGTTGCCGATTTTCAATCCCTTAACCCAACGGCCGAGAACATTGCCGTGGTGATCTGGAACCGCCTCAGGCCGCATATTGCCGCCGATAAAGAGATGGAAGTGACCTTATATGAAACACCGCGCAACTTCGTTTCCTATCGGGGATTGTGA
- a CDS encoding type I phosphomannose isomerase catalytic subunit translates to MALPLYPLTFAPILKERIWGGEKLRTYLHKPIESAITGESWELSAVKGDVSVVADGPLAGQPLDALIAERPDDLLGTKVHARFGAEFPLLFKYLDAREDLSIQVHPNDELAKARHNSFGKTEMWYVMQADPGARIIVGFKEKSSPEAYLNSLKHNSILDLLDTRTAHKGDVFFLNTGTVHAIGAGLVIAEIQQTSDITYRIYDFDRTDAHGNRRELHVEQALDAINYDKTEALRTYDTKPNVANTMVDCPYFQTNFLPLDGQLDVSKSGDSFTVYMCTEGAFSITVDGNEYPYTMGNTVLLPAALTDFRLSGTATLLEISVP, encoded by the coding sequence ATGGCCCTTCCGCTTTATCCGCTTACCTTCGCTCCCATCCTGAAAGAACGCATTTGGGGAGGTGAGAAACTGCGTACGTATCTCCACAAACCCATCGAATCCGCTATTACCGGCGAAAGCTGGGAACTGTCGGCTGTCAAAGGCGATGTCAGTGTCGTGGCAGACGGACCCTTGGCGGGACAACCGCTCGATGCCCTGATTGCCGAGCGTCCGGATGACCTACTCGGAACCAAGGTACACGCGCGATTCGGGGCCGAATTTCCCTTACTCTTCAAATACCTGGATGCACGCGAAGACCTGTCGATCCAGGTGCATCCCAATGATGAACTGGCGAAGGCCCGTCACAACTCATTCGGCAAAACCGAGATGTGGTATGTGATGCAAGCCGATCCGGGCGCGCGCATCATCGTAGGATTCAAGGAAAAGTCGAGTCCGGAAGCCTACCTCAATAGCTTAAAACACAATTCCATACTCGACCTACTCGACACCCGAACGGCACACAAAGGCGACGTTTTCTTTCTCAACACGGGCACTGTACACGCCATCGGGGCCGGTCTGGTCATTGCGGAAATACAACAGACCTCGGACATCACGTATCGCATCTACGATTTCGACCGCACCGATGCACATGGCAACCGTCGTGAACTCCACGTCGAACAGGCACTTGACGCCATTAACTACGACAAAACCGAGGCATTGCGCACGTATGACACAAAGCCGAATGTCGCCAACACGATGGTCGATTGTCCGTATTTTCAAACGAACTTCCTGCCTCTTGATGGGCAATTGGACGTGTCGAAATCCGGTGATTCCTTCACGGTGTATATGTGCACCGAAGGCGCGTTTTCGATTACTGTAGACGGAAACGAGTATCCGTATACCATGGGCAACACCGTATTGCTGCCGGCCGCATTGACCGACTTCCGTTTGTCCGGAACCGCCACGCTACTGGAAATTTCGGTGCCGTAG